Proteins encoded together in one Thalassotalea crassostreae window:
- a CDS encoding fumarylacetoacetate hydrolase family protein: protein MNDRRIAELAQELFNAMQTRSTVSPITEREQDFSIEDAYKVSLAFLQKRLDTGERVVGKKIGLTSKVVQDMLGVHQPDFGFLTESMMYQSGDEIPFDKELIQAKSEGEIAFILDKDLNGPGVTAADVLAASAAVAPCFEIVDSRISDWKIKIQDTVADNASCGIFVIGDKVSPDNIDFENCKMTIKNRGEVIAEGVGSAALGSPLNCVAWLANTLGEYGISLNKGDIILSGSLAAMIPCQNDDDMVMEIDGIGRASYKFIAD from the coding sequence ATGAACGATCGTCGAATTGCTGAGCTTGCTCAAGAGCTGTTTAATGCGATGCAAACACGCTCTACTGTTTCACCAATAACAGAACGTGAACAAGACTTTTCAATTGAAGATGCATATAAAGTGTCTTTAGCATTTTTACAAAAGCGTCTCGACACCGGTGAACGAGTCGTTGGTAAAAAGATTGGCTTAACCAGCAAAGTCGTACAGGACATGCTTGGTGTGCATCAACCAGATTTTGGTTTTTTGACTGAGTCGATGATGTATCAATCAGGCGATGAAATTCCTTTTGACAAAGAATTGATTCAAGCAAAATCGGAAGGTGAAATCGCCTTTATTTTGGACAAAGACTTAAATGGACCTGGTGTTACTGCAGCCGATGTTTTAGCTGCATCAGCGGCAGTTGCGCCTTGCTTTGAAATTGTTGATTCGCGTATTAGCGATTGGAAAATTAAGATTCAAGATACCGTTGCAGACAATGCTTCTTGCGGTATTTTTGTCATTGGCGACAAAGTGTCGCCAGACAATATTGATTTTGAAAATTGTAAAATGACTATCAAAAATAGAGGTGAAGTCATTGCTGAAGGTGTTGGCTCAGCTGCACTTGGTTCACCATTAAATTGTGTCGCTTGGCTAGCGAATACGTTGGGTGAGTATGGCATATCGCTTAATAAAGGCGACATCATTTTATCAGGCTCACTGGCGGCCATGATCCCATGTCAAAACGATGATGATATGGTTATGGAAATCGACGGTATTGGCCGAGCAAGTTATAAATTTATTGCTGACTAA